The genomic window GTGCAGGAAGGTCACTTAAATCAATCTGTAGGAAGCTTGGAAAAATCGGTAATGGAAACTCTAAAAACATAAGTACAAATGCCATTACAGATAAAAGCGAAATCTTGATCATTTTGTTTAAATTTGTTTGTTTCATATTATTTCCCCCTTATTATGAATAATCTCCAAGGGTATGGCAGATGTAAAATAAAAAGCCCTGACAAGATTGGTCAGGGCAAAAAATCACATACATCAAAACCAATATCTTCTACCATCCAGACTATATACTGTCGGTTCTGGAATTTAACCAGATCAACCACATTAACGTAGCTCGCGGACTATACCGCCGGTCGGGAATCACACCCTGCCCTGAAGATACAAACTTAATTATTAAATTTATAATTTTATTATACATAAATACATTTTAAAATACAACTAAATGCATAATAATTTTTATAGTTATTTGAGACAATAAATGTTAACTTTGTACAATTTTCAAAACAACACTCTTTAAAAAAGATTCGTTTTAAGACTATTCTCTCATGGAAAGAGATATTCTACCTCTTTTTTCATCAATATCTAATACTCTAACCTCTACTATATCCCCAACCTTTACCACATCTAATGGATGTTTAACAAAACTATCAGATAATTGACTTATATGAACTAGTCCATCTTGATGAACACCAATATCTACAAAAGCTCCAAAATCCGCTACATTTCTTACAGTCCCAGTTAAAGACATCCCTGGCTTTAATTGATTTATATCAACTATTCCTTTTTTAAATATTGGCTTTGGAAGTTCTTCTCTAGGATCACGTCCTGGTTTTTTAATTTCTTTTATTATATCCATGAGAGTTGGTACACCTATTTCTAGCTCTGAAGCTAAATTTTCAATTCCCATTGTACTAACTTTAGCATCAATATCATTTATCTTCCCTAATCTTACTTCCTCATCAGTATATCCTATTTTACTTAAAAGTTTTTTTGCCGCCTTATATGATTCTGGGTGAACTGAGGTATTATCTAAAACTTCTTCACTTTCTGGCACTCTTAAGAAACCTGCACATTGTTCAAAAGCCTTTGGTCCTAACCTCTTGACTTTTAAAAGTTCTTTTCTGCTTTTAAATTTACCATTCTCTTCCCTATAGTTCACCACATTTTGTGCTATAGATGAATTAATCCCTGATACATAGGATAAGAGTGAAGGTGTTGCAATATTAAGATCTACTCCTACACTATTGACTGAATCCTCTACAACGCCCGTTAAAGACTCATCCAATCTCTTTGCTGTTACATCATGTTGATATTGTCCTACTCCTATTGATTTAGGATCTATCTTTACAAGCTCTGCCATTGGATCTTGTAGTCTACGTCCTATTGATATTGCTCCTCTTATAGAAACATTTATATCTGGATACTCTTTAGATGCAAGCTCTGATGCTGAATAAACAGATGCCCCAGCCTCTGACACCACAACATAAAATAGTTCTTTACCCTTTTCCTTTTTTACTTCATCTATAAGTTGTGCTAGTACCTCTTCTGATTCACGACTAGCAGTCCCATTTCCAAGAGCAACAACTTCAACATTATGTTTATATACTAATTCCTTAAGTCTCTTTATTGAACCCTCTACGTCATTTTGTGGAGCTGTAGCATATACTGTAGCTGTATCAAGAAGTTTCCCTGTATCATCTAACACCGCTATTTTGCATCCTGTCCTAAATCCTGGATCATATCCAAGAACAACTTTGCCTTTTATAGGAGACTGCATCAAAAGTGCTTTTAAATTTGCTTTAAAAACTTCTATAGCTCCTTCTTCTGCTTTATCTGTAAGTTCTGACCTAATTTCTCTTTCTATAGAAGGATATATTAGTCTCTTTAATGAATCCTCTGTAGCTTCCTTTATATATTTATCCGTAACTTCATTCTTCTTTAAGCAAGCTCTATTTAAAAATTC from Clostridium sp. MB40-C1 includes these protein-coding regions:
- a CDS encoding Tex family protein; translation: MSNINEKLVKEFNISIKQVNSVIELLDDGNTVPFIARYRKEKTGGLDDIILRNFAERLTYLRNLQDRKADVIRIIGEQDKLTDELKKAIEKCETLTEVEDIYRPYKPKKRTKAIIAEERGLKPLAEAIWEGNFKENIEEFAQKFIDEEKGVNSIDDAINGAKDIIAEIISDEAEFRKWIREYVRKQGSIECSGASEESTPYEMYYKYSEPVRNIPSHRILAINRGEKEKILSVKVTCDMDKIIEFLNRACLKKNEVTDKYIKEATEDSLKRLIYPSIEREIRSELTDKAEEGAIEVFKANLKALLMQSPIKGKVVLGYDPGFRTGCKIAVLDDTGKLLDTATVYATAPQNDVEGSIKRLKELVYKHNVEVVALGNGTASRESEEVLAQLIDEVKKEKGKELFYVVVSEAGASVYSASELASKEYPDINVSIRGAISIGRRLQDPMAELVKIDPKSIGVGQYQHDVTAKRLDESLTGVVEDSVNSVGVDLNIATPSLLSYVSGINSSIAQNVVNYREENGKFKSRKELLKVKRLGPKAFEQCAGFLRVPESEEVLDNTSVHPESYKAAKKLLSKIGYTDEEVRLGKINDIDAKVSTMGIENLASELEIGVPTLMDIIKEIKKPGRDPREELPKPIFKKGIVDINQLKPGMSLTGTVRNVADFGAFVDIGVHQDGLVHISQLSDSFVKHPLDVVKVGDIVEVRVLDIDEKRGRISLSMRE